The following proteins are encoded in a genomic region of Corallococcus silvisoli:
- a CDS encoding serine/threonine-protein kinase, which produces MESQTSNASITPLRVGSLTHVRVAGVIDETFPLSPASKGMSGLVVVDLGLVERISSFGVRRWIEFVGHPPQGVSALYVVNAPPVVVDQLNMVEGFAGVARVLSLLAPYTCRFCKEDRLRLVRLVEEAKILEQGGAPPHQCPVCAQPLEFADEPTEFFDFARRQQFSAVDPAVLRYLRASSPSEPSELSSHLKIIQDDITFITLASTLKGDLNVRRLASGLEGRVAFDCCHVSTVEPEALPRIEQVLEVAAQGAQVVLCRVPPPMLGVLAKSSKPLPAKLATLWLPCDCRNCGQVTHQRIQTSEYLEVLRAKGTMDRVCPVCGGTARAPALAQFQGLLARTPLTEKPLDDIEALEQRALSQYLFGSTNADPGARGTSPTDVHGGSARLQIIRRLGQGGMAEVFLAKQQGVKGFEKFVVMKKILAQFAENPEFVDMLFAEARANARLTHPNIVQTFDVGVTDGVAYILMEYVRGPDLKRLITELRRKGMALPLEHALRIVAEVAAGLHYAHSYVDPSGTAHPVVHRDVSPHNVLVSLDGAIKLSDFGIAKVQGEEQTQAGVIKGKISYLSPEAASGRPLDWRNDVFALGVVLFELLTGQLPFRRDHDAATLAAIVREPAPVPSQLKPHIPQDVSDLILRALVKDPARRTPSAAAMREEIEAVIAHHRLSSSPASVAQFFKEALGDRLSEYAPSSIAGSGTGSNPRALMPGTGSHSRNLGTGSGSGSDMRAPSDLSRPPVRGGSGSMPRMEPPPVAAAPEPAERGTEVVSVASEPPRPPAAPPVMAAPAPRPSRPAAPPPVSPLPSPTAVRPAASANVPTRVGPPPQPPARPSVSVPSVAPMTAVPPPPPVAAAPQVSAPPPPPHTASLPPIGSTPVPTHARASGERVAPPPAPVHAVPPPAPVAPSAGGHPAPGKGLTSGQRKGLWVGGGGLVLAGLALAFLLPKGGMEVRNAQEGERVYVSGVLLEGKHALPEDPGGWLVSTAVDGKLHRFGKVAKAEHIDLRTLADAAPQADARGTLSVTGAQGCRVALGSQVLQGQTPLASPMPAGREFEVRVTCGGKPDLVRWVMAVPGQGVALDVP; this is translated from the coding sequence GTGGAAAGCCAAACTTCCAATGCCAGCATCACCCCCCTGCGCGTGGGCAGTCTGACCCACGTGCGCGTGGCCGGAGTGATCGACGAGACCTTCCCCCTCTCCCCCGCCTCCAAGGGGATGTCGGGGCTGGTGGTGGTGGACCTGGGCCTGGTGGAGCGGATCAGCTCCTTCGGCGTCCGCCGGTGGATTGAGTTCGTGGGCCACCCGCCGCAGGGCGTGTCGGCCCTGTACGTCGTCAACGCGCCGCCGGTGGTGGTGGATCAGCTCAACATGGTGGAGGGCTTCGCGGGCGTCGCGCGCGTGCTCTCCCTGCTGGCGCCCTACACCTGCCGCTTCTGCAAGGAGGACCGGCTGCGGCTGGTCCGGCTGGTGGAGGAGGCGAAGATCCTGGAGCAGGGCGGCGCCCCGCCGCACCAGTGCCCCGTGTGCGCGCAGCCCCTGGAGTTCGCGGACGAGCCCACGGAGTTCTTCGACTTCGCCCGCCGCCAGCAGTTCTCCGCGGTGGACCCGGCCGTGCTGCGCTACCTGCGCGCCAGCAGTCCGTCGGAGCCGTCCGAGCTCTCCTCGCACCTGAAGATCATCCAGGACGACATCACCTTCATCACCCTGGCCAGCACGCTGAAGGGCGACCTCAACGTGCGCCGGCTCGCGTCCGGCCTGGAGGGGCGCGTCGCGTTCGACTGCTGTCACGTGAGCACGGTGGAGCCGGAGGCCCTGCCGCGCATCGAACAAGTGCTGGAGGTGGCGGCGCAGGGCGCGCAGGTGGTGCTCTGCCGCGTGCCCCCGCCGATGCTGGGCGTGCTGGCGAAGTCCTCCAAGCCGCTGCCGGCGAAGCTGGCCACGCTGTGGCTGCCGTGCGACTGCCGCAACTGCGGCCAGGTCACCCACCAGCGCATCCAGACCTCCGAATACCTGGAGGTGCTGCGCGCCAAGGGCACCATGGACCGCGTGTGCCCCGTCTGCGGCGGCACCGCGCGGGCCCCGGCGCTGGCGCAGTTCCAGGGCCTGCTGGCGCGCACGCCGCTCACCGAGAAGCCGCTCGACGACATCGAGGCGCTGGAGCAGCGCGCGCTCAGCCAGTACCTCTTCGGCTCCACCAACGCGGACCCCGGGGCCCGCGGCACGTCGCCCACGGACGTGCACGGCGGCAGCGCCCGGCTGCAGATCATCCGCCGGCTGGGGCAGGGCGGCATGGCGGAGGTGTTCCTCGCCAAGCAGCAGGGCGTGAAGGGCTTCGAGAAGTTCGTGGTGATGAAGAAGATCCTCGCGCAGTTCGCGGAGAACCCCGAGTTCGTCGACATGCTCTTCGCGGAGGCCCGCGCGAACGCGCGCCTCACGCACCCCAACATCGTCCAGACCTTCGACGTGGGCGTGACGGACGGCGTGGCGTACATCCTGATGGAGTACGTGCGCGGCCCGGACCTCAAGCGCCTGATCACGGAGCTGCGCCGCAAGGGCATGGCGCTGCCGCTGGAGCACGCGCTGCGCATCGTGGCGGAGGTCGCGGCGGGCCTGCACTACGCGCACAGCTACGTGGACCCGTCCGGCACCGCGCACCCGGTGGTCCACCGCGACGTCAGCCCCCACAACGTGCTCGTGTCGCTCGACGGCGCCATCAAGCTGTCGGACTTCGGCATCGCCAAGGTGCAGGGCGAGGAGCAGACGCAGGCGGGCGTCATCAAGGGGAAGATTTCGTACCTCTCCCCGGAGGCCGCCAGCGGCCGCCCGCTGGACTGGCGCAACGACGTGTTCGCGCTGGGCGTGGTGCTCTTCGAACTGCTCACCGGGCAGCTGCCGTTCCGCCGGGACCATGACGCGGCCACGCTCGCGGCCATCGTGCGCGAGCCCGCGCCGGTGCCCTCGCAGCTCAAGCCGCACATCCCGCAGGACGTGTCCGACCTCATCCTGCGCGCGCTGGTGAAGGACCCGGCGCGCCGCACGCCCTCCGCGGCGGCGATGCGCGAGGAGATCGAAGCGGTCATCGCGCACCACCGGCTGTCCTCGTCGCCCGCGTCGGTGGCGCAGTTCTTCAAGGAGGCGCTGGGGGACCGGCTCTCCGAGTACGCGCCGTCCTCCATCGCCGGCTCGGGGACGGGCTCCAACCCCCGGGCGCTGATGCCGGGCACGGGTTCGCACTCGCGCAACCTGGGCACGGGCTCCGGTTCTGGCAGCGACATGCGGGCTCCGTCGGACCTGTCCCGGCCTCCCGTGCGCGGGGGCTCCGGCAGCATGCCGCGGATGGAGCCGCCGCCCGTCGCCGCCGCGCCCGAGCCCGCCGAGCGGGGCACCGAGGTCGTCTCCGTCGCCTCCGAACCGCCGCGCCCTCCCGCCGCGCCGCCCGTGATGGCCGCTCCCGCGCCCCGTCCTTCGCGCCCTGCCGCGCCGCCGCCCGTGTCGCCGTTGCCGTCACCGACGGCGGTGCGCCCGGCCGCTTCCGCCAACGTGCCCACGCGCGTGGGGCCTCCTCCGCAGCCGCCCGCGCGGCCCTCGGTCTCCGTGCCCAGCGTGGCGCCGATGACCGCGGTCCCGCCGCCTCCTCCCGTCGCCGCCGCGCCGCAGGTCTCCGCGCCGCCGCCTCCTCCGCACACGGCCTCCTTGCCGCCCATTGGCTCCACTCCCGTGCCCACGCATGCGCGTGCCTCGGGAGAGCGCGTGGCCCCACCTCCGGCCCCGGTGCATGCCGTGCCGCCGCCCGCGCCCGTTGCTCCCAGCGCGGGCGGGCACCCCGCGCCAGGCAAGGGCCTGACGTCCGGTCAGCGCAAGGGGCTGTGGGTGGGCGGAGGCGGACTGGTGCTCGCGGGGCTCGCGCTGGCCTTCCTGTTGCCCAAGGGAGGCATGGAGGTCCGCAACGCCCAGGAGGGTGAGCGCGTCTACGTGTCCGGCGTGCTGCTGGAGGGCAAGCACGCCCTGCCCGAGGATCCGGGCGGCTGGCTCGTCTCCACCGCCGTGGACGGCAAGCTGCACCGCTTTGGCAAGGTGGCGAAGGCCGAGCACATCGACCTGCGCACGCTCGCGGATGCCGCGCCCCAGGCGGATGCCCGGGGCACGCTCAGCGTCACCGGCGCCCAGGGGTGCCGCGTCGCGCTGGGCTCCCAGGTGCTCCAGGGGCAGACGCCGCTCGCCAGTCCCATGCCCGCGGGGCGTGAGTTCGAGGTGCGCGTCACCTGCGGCGGCAAGCCTGACCTCGTCCGCTGGGTGATGGCCGTCCCGGGCCAGGGCGTCGCGTTGGACGTGCCCTGA
- a CDS encoding TonB-dependent receptor plug domain-containing protein, giving the protein MDSTEYGGPRSFAVKGLAGRPGAFARLTLVLCALSLFTVERAQAQEAQEPAPKTRTKATRKRAAPATPAAKSATPAAKSAAPGTKPARTAKTRRGAKTPPPPVEPDAAPSPTEEPFVATPPVEQPAPVAAPGPGPSVADPMPVASPGTPVASPSPYDGPLTSDVPANPPPAQHLGAGAVLSGSQPRMNENVPDRAPFTEPASDRAMPPPSSLSGLDGPDALGNGDDFEKTVNQALSEAMVTTASKRSQRISDVPLTVSWIPAEELEGTGQFSLCEAIQYFPGMECRRGSMRKAAVSARGLGSNYLSNRLLLLKDGRPLTDPWTGQFYADETTPLTNLKQVEVIRGPGSSLYGSNAFSGVINIIERQPGDLIAKGQNVGADARILAGQDKTWRLQTNVAGRGGPVEALLGYYGYGSDGPQLFNNPQLNQTDTNEDSLVHQVNGKVRVGPLALDADFTDGNIGRPGGQNISTVGNCGRCHYTAQDNEHVQNLNAAVQLDQQVTDNVRVFAQGYAFFKRRNVTLENEITGALEDTLGKRSRLGGEARALFSLDRLSVTVGGDVKADQVNNQNVLPGLTLDDTKQTILGGFVDAEFRATDRLVVGAGARYDNYQIPEKVWEARTDQISPRASVVFHAIPELLTLRTNYGRAFRAPTLAELAINQQMYAATLLGNPSLRAETLDTVEAAVDFWPFDRRVRLTGTGFYNRARNFINQELVFGSTSQFRNLGDARVAGFEAEAAAQVPSLNSSFDVAYQFLDAQALPVGGGASYPLDYAPSHRVYLRGRTNIGKFAFVELYGLFVGPRFDPGFVVDENAGTTTRVKLPSYITATARVGFNVHERVAVSLLGTNLFNAKYEESHGFPAPPLGVFTEVRLHY; this is encoded by the coding sequence ATGGACTCGACTGAGTACGGTGGGCCGCGAAGCTTCGCGGTGAAGGGGCTTGCAGGACGGCCGGGCGCGTTCGCGCGTCTGACGTTGGTGCTGTGCGCCCTGTCGCTGTTCACGGTGGAACGTGCCCAGGCCCAGGAGGCCCAGGAGCCGGCTCCCAAGACGCGGACGAAGGCCACGCGCAAGCGTGCCGCGCCCGCCACGCCAGCGGCGAAGAGCGCCACGCCAGCGGCGAAGAGCGCCGCGCCGGGGACGAAACCCGCGCGCACGGCGAAGACGCGCAGGGGGGCGAAGACGCCTCCGCCGCCCGTGGAGCCGGACGCCGCGCCATCTCCCACGGAGGAGCCGTTCGTCGCCACGCCGCCCGTGGAGCAGCCGGCCCCGGTGGCCGCGCCCGGCCCGGGCCCGTCGGTGGCGGATCCGATGCCCGTCGCCTCGCCGGGGACGCCCGTCGCGTCGCCGTCTCCCTACGACGGCCCGCTGACGTCGGATGTGCCGGCCAACCCGCCGCCCGCGCAGCACCTGGGCGCTGGCGCGGTGCTGTCGGGCTCGCAGCCGCGGATGAACGAGAACGTCCCGGACCGCGCGCCCTTCACGGAGCCCGCGTCGGACCGCGCGATGCCGCCGCCCTCCAGCCTCTCCGGCCTGGATGGCCCGGATGCGCTGGGCAACGGCGACGACTTCGAGAAGACCGTCAACCAGGCGCTGAGCGAGGCCATGGTCACCACGGCCTCCAAGCGCAGCCAGCGCATCTCCGACGTGCCCCTCACGGTGTCCTGGATTCCGGCGGAGGAGCTGGAGGGCACCGGCCAGTTCTCGCTCTGCGAGGCCATCCAGTACTTCCCCGGCATGGAGTGCCGCCGGGGCTCCATGCGCAAGGCGGCGGTGAGCGCGCGCGGCCTGGGCTCCAACTACCTGTCCAACCGCCTCCTGCTGCTCAAGGATGGCCGTCCGCTGACGGATCCCTGGACGGGCCAGTTCTACGCGGATGAGACGACGCCGCTGACCAACCTCAAGCAGGTGGAGGTCATCCGCGGCCCGGGTTCGTCGCTCTACGGCTCCAACGCCTTCAGCGGCGTCATCAACATCATCGAGCGCCAGCCGGGCGATCTCATCGCCAAGGGCCAGAACGTGGGCGCCGACGCGCGCATCCTCGCCGGCCAGGACAAGACGTGGCGCCTGCAGACCAACGTCGCCGGCCGCGGTGGCCCCGTGGAGGCGCTGCTCGGCTACTACGGCTACGGCTCGGACGGCCCGCAGCTCTTCAACAACCCGCAGCTCAACCAGACGGACACCAACGAGGACTCGCTGGTGCACCAGGTGAACGGCAAGGTCCGCGTGGGTCCCCTCGCGCTGGACGCGGACTTCACCGACGGCAACATCGGCCGGCCCGGTGGGCAGAACATCTCCACCGTGGGCAACTGCGGTCGCTGCCACTACACCGCGCAGGACAACGAGCACGTCCAGAACCTGAACGCCGCCGTGCAGCTGGATCAGCAGGTGACGGACAACGTGCGCGTGTTCGCCCAGGGCTATGCGTTCTTCAAGCGCCGCAACGTGACGCTGGAGAATGAAATCACGGGCGCGCTGGAGGACACGCTGGGCAAGCGCAGCCGGCTGGGCGGCGAGGCGCGCGCGCTCTTCTCCCTGGACCGGCTGTCCGTCACCGTGGGCGGCGACGTGAAGGCCGACCAGGTGAACAACCAGAACGTGCTCCCGGGCCTGACCCTGGATGACACGAAGCAGACCATCCTGGGCGGCTTCGTGGACGCGGAGTTCCGCGCCACGGACCGGCTGGTGGTGGGCGCGGGCGCCCGCTACGACAACTACCAGATCCCCGAAAAGGTCTGGGAGGCGCGCACGGATCAGATCTCCCCGCGCGCCAGCGTCGTGTTCCACGCCATCCCGGAGCTGCTCACGCTGCGCACCAACTACGGCCGCGCCTTCCGCGCGCCCACGCTGGCGGAGCTCGCCATCAACCAGCAGATGTACGCCGCGACGCTGCTGGGCAACCCGTCGCTGCGCGCGGAGACGCTGGACACGGTGGAGGCGGCGGTGGACTTCTGGCCGTTCGACCGCCGGGTGCGCCTGACGGGCACGGGCTTCTACAACCGCGCCCGCAACTTCATCAATCAGGAGCTCGTCTTCGGCTCCACGTCCCAGTTCCGCAACCTGGGCGACGCGCGCGTGGCGGGCTTCGAGGCGGAGGCGGCGGCGCAGGTGCCGTCCCTCAACTCGTCCTTCGACGTGGCCTACCAGTTCCTGGATGCCCAGGCGCTGCCCGTGGGCGGCGGGGCCAGCTACCCGCTGGACTACGCGCCCAGCCACCGCGTCTACCTGCGCGGCCGCACCAACATCGGGAAGTTCGCCTTCGTGGAGCTCTACGGCCTGTTCGTGGGCCCGCGCTTCGACCCCGGCTTCGTGGTGGACGAGAACGCGGGCACCACCACCCGCGTGAAGCTGCCCAGCTACATCACCGCGACGGCGCGCGTGGGCTTCAACGTCCACGAACGGGTGGCGGTGTCCCTGCTGGGCACGAACCTGTTCAACGCGAAGTACGAGGAGTCCCACGGCTTCCCCGCTCCGCCGCTGGGCGTCTTCACAGAAGTTCGACTCCATTATTAG
- a CDS encoding PhnD/SsuA/transferrin family substrate-binding protein, with protein sequence MKTPSLVARWSLLLAAVLFVALPASAAPKKATLGVFLATTLSDGQERFQYAEALAQKLEAALGRPVAARSFGRYEDFSKAVGEGQIDFAVVDAWAAVQLGAKADPVAYAPHAGETQQRWAIISTQKGTVKDLAGKRMALVKGAGPADPKFVSHVVLGGDLDAQRHFKLVPVPNVESAVKMLEAKGAEAALVPVAHVPKDQRVLFRSARVPSAVLVDLKGGGSALAQSLPEVGAVAPFDAFARIQGREFDDFRKLVTQGPPRRLPVFADAPDLRVETPALVQSDSLGPALPPFADDLAVSAEQPDD encoded by the coding sequence GTGAAGACGCCATCCCTTGTCGCGCGGTGGAGCCTCCTGCTCGCCGCCGTGCTGTTCGTCGCACTCCCCGCGTCCGCGGCGCCCAAGAAGGCGACGCTGGGCGTGTTCCTCGCCACCACGCTGTCGGACGGCCAGGAGCGCTTCCAGTACGCGGAGGCGCTGGCCCAGAAGCTGGAGGCCGCCCTGGGGCGCCCCGTCGCCGCCCGCAGCTTCGGCCGCTACGAGGACTTCTCCAAGGCGGTGGGCGAGGGGCAGATCGACTTCGCCGTGGTGGACGCCTGGGCCGCCGTGCAGCTGGGCGCCAAGGCGGACCCCGTGGCGTACGCGCCGCACGCCGGTGAGACGCAGCAGCGCTGGGCCATCATCTCCACCCAGAAGGGCACCGTGAAGGACCTCGCCGGCAAGCGCATGGCGCTCGTCAAGGGCGCGGGCCCCGCGGATCCCAAGTTCGTCTCCCACGTCGTCCTGGGCGGAGACCTGGACGCGCAGCGTCATTTCAAGCTGGTGCCGGTGCCCAACGTGGAGTCGGCGGTGAAGATGCTGGAGGCGAAGGGCGCGGAGGCCGCGCTCGTTCCCGTGGCGCACGTCCCCAAGGACCAGCGCGTGCTCTTCCGCAGCGCCCGGGTGCCGAGCGCGGTGCTGGTGGACTTGAAGGGCGGGGGGAGCGCGCTGGCCCAGTCCCTGCCCGAAGTGGGGGCGGTGGCCCCGTTCGACGCCTTCGCCCGCATCCAGGGCCGTGAATTCGACGACTTCCGCAAGCTCGTCACCCAGGGTCCTCCGCGCCGGCTGCCCGTCTTCGCGGACGCCCCCGACCTGCGGGTGGAGACGCCCGCGCTGGTGCAGTCGGATTCGCTGGGTCCCGCGCTGCCGCCGTTCGCGGACGACCTGGCCGTCTCCGCCGAACAGCCCGACGACTGA